Part of the Thermovirga sp. genome is shown below.
CTTTTCGCACCGGCAGATCCCGAAGAGGAAGTTGGACAACAGGTCCGTCCCTCCCGGTGCCTGGGCCGACTCCGGCAGAAACTGCACGGCCGATATCCTGGAGTTGGAGCCTTCGAAACCCGCAATCATGCCCGACTCGCTCCGGGCAGTGACTGCAAACCCCGGAGGGAGCGATACGACGCGGTCCCGGTGGCTCATCCAGACCTCGAATTCGCTGGGAAGCCCCCCCAGGAGGGCGCCTCCATCCCTTTCGACGAGGATTCTCACCCTTGCGGACCCGACGGGCTTCCCACGGGCGACCTCGCCGCCCAAAAGCCTGGAGATCAACGGCATGCCGTAACAGATGCCGAGGACGGGGACACTTCCGTCGAGCAATCCTTCGGGGACTGCAGGAGGCTCCTTATCGAGGACCATCTCCGGGCCTCCGACGAGGATCAGGCCCGAAGGGTTCCTGCCCATGATGGACTCGTAACCGGCATCCCAGGGGACCACCTCGCTGAAGACACCCTTTTCCCGGACCTTCCTGGCAATCAGTTGGCTTTGTGAAAAGCCGAAATCGATAATGACTATGGTCTTCCGCGCTCCTGGATGCAAAAGGATCACCCCTCACGATATAAGTTTATCAGAACCGGGACGCGGCCGCTTGCAATAAAAAAGGGCCCCCGCGGGGGCCCTTCATGCCAGAGGGTCGATTAATAATCCATGCCGCCCATGCCACCCATGCCACCGGGCATTGCGGGCATATCGCTCTCCTTCTTGGGTTTTTCGGCGAGGAGCGTCTCCGTGGTGAGGACCATAGAGGCTATTGAGCCAGCGTTCTGAAGGGCGCTCCTGGTAACCTTGACCGGGTCGATGATGCCGGACTTGATCATGTCCTCGTACTCGCCGGTCATGGCGTTGAAACCGAATCCCTTCTTAAGGCTGTGCACCTTCTCGACCACCACGTCGCCCTGGAACCCGGCATTGGCGGCGATCAGGTGGATCGGCGAGATCAGGGCCTTTTTGACGATGGTCGCGCCGGTCTTCTCGTCGCCTTCGAGGTTCCCGATGAACTTGTCGAGGGGTTCGATGGCGTTGATCAGGGCCACACCGCCTCCAGCGACGATACCTTCTTCGACGGCCGCCCTGGTAGCGTTGAGGGCATCCTCGATCCGGTGCTTCAGTTCCTTCTGCTCCGTCTCGGTGGCGGCCCCAACCTGGATGACGGCTACTCCGCCCACCAGTTTCGCGAGGCGCTCCTGGAGTTTCTCCTTGTCGTACTCGGAAGTGGAATCTTCCAGCTCGGCCTTGATCTGGGCGGCGCGCTTCCTGATGGCGTCGGAATCACCGGCGCCCTCGACTATGGTGGTCTCTTCCTTGGTAACGCGGACCTTCTTGGCCCTGCCGAGCATGGAGAGATCGGCATTCTCCAGTTTGAGGCCGATCTCCTCGGAGATGACCTGTCCGCCGGTCACGATGGAAATATCCTGGAGCATCGCCTTGCGACGGTCACCGAAGCCGGGGGCCTTCACCGCGACGACCTGCATCGTCCCGCGGAGCTTGTTAACCACTAGGGTCGCAAGGGCTTCACCCTCGACATCCTCGGCGATGATCAGGAGAGGTTTGCCGGTCTGGACCACCTTCTCGAGCAGGGGGACCATGTCCTTGACGCTGTTGATCTTGCCATCGTTGATGAGGATGTAGATATCCTCCAGGTGGGCTTCCATGCGTTCGGGATCGGTCATCATGTAGGGGCTCACGTAGCCCTTGTCGAACTGAAGTCCCTCGACCATCTCCAGGGTGGTGCCGACGGTCTGGCTGTCCTCGACGGTGATGACCCCCTCTTCCCCGACCTTCTCCATGGCCTCGGCAATCAGCTCGCCGACGGCGCGGTCATTGGCGGAGATGGCGGCTACCTGGGCGATCTTCTCCCGCTCCTTGACGTTGAGAGCCATGGACTTCAGTTCGTCGACCACCAGGTCGACGGCCTTCTCTATGCCATGGCGCATAAGGGCGCCGTTGGCGCCGGCGGCCACGTTCTTCATGCCCTCGAGTATGATGGCCCTGGCGAGGACGGTAGCGGTGGTGGTGCCGTCGCCGGCTATGTCGTTGGTCTTGGAGGCCACTTCCTTGAGCAGCTGGGCTCCCATGTTCTCGAAGGGATCCTCGAGTTCGACCTCCTTGGCGATGGTCACGCCGTCGTTGGTTATCGTCGGCGAGCCGAACTTCTTCTCGAGCACCACGTTGCGACCCTTGGGTCCCAGGGTGCTGCCCACGGTATCGGTGACCTTGTTGATCCCGCGCTCTAGGGCCCTGCGGGCTTCTTCTCCAAAAATAAGAATCTTTGGCATTTTTATACTTCCTCCTTCCTGGCTCTTCAGGAAAAATATGGGTCCGGACTACTTCTCAAGGATGGCGAGGATATCGCGCTCGCTGAGAATGAGCAGATCTTCGCCTTCGATCTTGACTTCGGTGCCGCCGTACTTGCTGAAAAGTATCTTGTCGCCCTTTTTGACCTCGAGCGGGAGCTTCTGCCCGTTCTCAAGAACCCTCCCGGATCCGATGGCCAGGACTTCCCCCTCCTGGGGTTTCTCCTTGGCGGTATCGGGGATCACGATACCCCCCTTTGTCTTCTCCTCCTGGGTGAGGACCTTCACGACTATCCTGTCACCGAGCGGTTTCAACTGCATTTCACTACCCCTCCCTACGGACATGTGTTGAAAATATGTTAGCACTCAAACGCATCGAGTGCTAAATGACCGCGAATGATATTAATCGGCTGGGCTTTCAATCTCAAGGGGTCTGACCATCTTTTAGGGGGAAATAATGCCGAAAAAGCAGTATTTTCGCTATTTTTCTCTAGCTTATTTCATTTCTCATTATTTCTTCGGTCAGCGGAGCCGAGGGATCCGGCGAGAGATCCAGCCCCGACGGTCCTGACTTTCGGAAGTTGAACAGCCCCGCGGCGGCTATCATCGAGGCGTTGTCGGTGCAAAGTTCCGGGGGAGGGAGGAAGACATTGCTCCCGAAATGATCCCTGAAGGCCTTCCTGAGGGCCGAGTTGGCCGACACGCCGCCGGAAAGGCAGACCCTTCCGACGCCGGTCATCTTCGATGCCAGAACCACCTTTCCCAGCAGCGCCGCAACGGCCGCCCTCTGAAAGGAGGCGCAAATATCGGCCAGGGGGATGCTTCCGCCCTCGCTCTTTATCCTGTTCACAGCCCATAGCACGGCGGTTTTGAGGCCGCTGAAGCTGAACTCCACCCGCCCGGTGGAGCCCAGGGGCACCGGAAAGTCGAAGGAATCGGGGTCGCCCGCGGCAGCGAGCCGGTCCACCTCGGGTCCGCCCGGGTAGGGAAGCCCCAGCATCTTGGCCACTTTGTCGTAGCATTCGCCGGCGGCATCATCCCTGGTCCTCCCCACGAGGGCGTAGTCGCCCCACTCCTTCACCAGTATCACCTCGGTGTGCCCGCCCGAAACGATAAGGCAGAGGAAGGGCGTTTTGAGATCTTCATGGGCTATACGGTTCGCGAATACGTGGCCCTCCAGGTGATTGACCCCCACCAGGGGGCAACCCCAGGACTGGGAAAGACCCTTGGCGGTCATAACGCCCACGAGGAGCGATCCCATAAGTCCCGGTCCCGCGGTTACAGCCACGAGCCCCACTTGGCTTGAAGGGTCCTCCACCCCGGCTTCGGAAAGGGCCGCCCTCAAAAGGGGGATGATGGCCTCCTGGTGTTTCCTGGAGGCAAGCTCCGGCACCACCCCGCCAAAGAGGGCGTGGTCCTTGGCCTGGCTGGAGAGGAAGGATGATCTGACCCCGCCATCGAAGCCCAGGACAGCGACTCCGGTGTCGTCGCAACTGGTCTCGATACCCAGCACGACCGGGTCGTCATGGGGTTTTTTCAAAACCGGCAACCGGAGCACCCCGAGCAGGAACCGGAACAGCCCTTCGATCCTTTGCCGAGGGGCGGACCCGATTCGTGGATGAAGGCCTTTGCTCCGCAGGCGGGGCAGCGGGAGGGGCGGCATCCGCTGGCGAAGCGCTCACCGCAGGAGGCACATCGAAAAAGATGATCCCCGGTCATTTCGCGGGCACCGTCCATTCAACGGAGTCCTCCAGGTAGGCGAGGGTAGTCGCCT
Proteins encoded:
- the guaA gene encoding glutamine-hydrolyzing GMP synthase, which codes for MHPGARKTIVIIDFGFSQSQLIARKVREKGVFSEVVPWDAGYESIMGRNPSGLILVGGPEMVLDKEPPAVPEGLLDGSVPVLGICYGMPLISRLLGGEVARGKPVGSARVRILVERDGGALLGGLPSEFEVWMSHRDRVVSLPPGFAVTARSESGMIAGFEGSNSRISAVQFLPESAQAPGGTDLLSNFLFGICRCEK
- the groL gene encoding chaperonin GroEL (60 kDa chaperone family; promotes refolding of misfolded polypeptides especially under stressful conditions; forms two stacked rings of heptamers to form a barrel-shaped 14mer; ends can be capped by GroES; misfolded proteins enter the barrel where they are refolded when GroES binds), yielding MPKILIFGEEARRALERGINKVTDTVGSTLGPKGRNVVLEKKFGSPTITNDGVTIAKEVELEDPFENMGAQLLKEVASKTNDIAGDGTTTATVLARAIILEGMKNVAAGANGALMRHGIEKAVDLVVDELKSMALNVKEREKIAQVAAISANDRAVGELIAEAMEKVGEEGVITVEDSQTVGTTLEMVEGLQFDKGYVSPYMMTDPERMEAHLEDIYILINDGKINSVKDMVPLLEKVVQTGKPLLIIAEDVEGEALATLVVNKLRGTMQVVAVKAPGFGDRRKAMLQDISIVTGGQVISEEIGLKLENADLSMLGRAKKVRVTKEETTIVEGAGDSDAIRKRAAQIKAELEDSTSEYDKEKLQERLAKLVGGVAVIQVGAATETEQKELKHRIEDALNATRAAVEEGIVAGGGVALINAIEPLDKFIGNLEGDEKTGATIVKKALISPIHLIAANAGFQGDVVVEKVHSLKKGFGFNAMTGEYEDMIKSGIIDPVKVTRSALQNAGSIASMVLTTETLLAEKPKKESDMPAMPGGMGGMGGMDY
- a CDS encoding co-chaperone GroES, whose protein sequence is MQLKPLGDRIVVKVLTQEEKTKGGIVIPDTAKEKPQEGEVLAIGSGRVLENGQKLPLEVKKGDKILFSKYGGTEVKIEGEDLLILSERDILAILEK
- the tsaD gene encoding tRNA (adenosine(37)-N6)-threonylcarbamoyltransferase complex transferase subunit TsaD; translation: MPPLPLPRLRSKGLHPRIGSAPRQRIEGLFRFLLGVLRLPVLKKPHDDPVVLGIETSCDDTGVAVLGFDGGVRSSFLSSQAKDHALFGGVVPELASRKHQEAIIPLLRAALSEAGVEDPSSQVGLVAVTAGPGLMGSLLVGVMTAKGLSQSWGCPLVGVNHLEGHVFANRIAHEDLKTPFLCLIVSGGHTEVILVKEWGDYALVGRTRDDAAGECYDKVAKMLGLPYPGGPEVDRLAAAGDPDSFDFPVPLGSTGRVEFSFSGLKTAVLWAVNRIKSEGGSIPLADICASFQRAAVAALLGKVVLASKMTGVGRVCLSGGVSANSALRKAFRDHFGSNVFLPPPELCTDNASMIAAAGLFNFRKSGPSGLDLSPDPSAPLTEEIMRNEIS